A DNA window from Canis lupus dingo isolate Sandy chromosome 2, ASM325472v2, whole genome shotgun sequence contains the following coding sequences:
- the SETD6 gene encoding N-lysine methyltransferase SETD6 isoform X1, whose translation MATRAKRRRSTSSTRASASSGAGRLRGARSFQVAGPVRGSDPDPDLDPVAGFLSWCRQVGLELSPKVTVSRQGTVAGYGMVARESVQPGELLFAVPRAALLSQHTCSIGGLLERERGALQSQSGWVPLLLALLHELQTPASLWSPYFALWPELGRLEHPMFWPEEERRQLLQGTGVPEAVEKDLANIRSEYYSIVLPFMEAHPDLFSPRVRSLDLYRQLVALVMAYSFQEPLEEEDDEKEPNSPLMVPAADILNHLANHNANLEYSPNCLRMVATQPIPKGHEIFNTYGQMANWQLIHMYGFAEPYPDNTDDTADIQMVTVREAALQGTKVEAERLLLLERWDFLCKLEMVGEEGAFVIGREEVLTEEELTTTLKVLCMSAEEFREFKDQDGWGDNKREEDSLTIKNIPKLKASWRQLLRDSVLLTLQTYATDLKSEQDLLSNKEVYTKLSWREQQALQVRFGQKMILNQLLELTS comes from the exons ATGGCGACCCGGGCTAAGCGCCGGCGG agCACTTCCTCCACGCGCGCCTCGGCCTCCTCCGGGGCGGGCCGTCTCCGCGGCGCTCGCTCGTTTCAGGTGGCGGGGCCCGTGCGCGGTAGCGACCCGGACCCGGACCTGGACCCGGTGGCCGGCTTCCTGAGCTGGTGCCGGCAGGTGGGGCTGGAGCTGAGTCCCAAG GTGACGGTGAGCCGGCAGGGCACGGTGGCCGGCTACGGTATGGTGGCCCGGGAGAGCGTGCAGCCCGGGGAGCTGCTGTTCGCCGTGCCGCGGGCCGCGCTCCTGTCGCAGCACACCTGCTCCATAGGCGGCCTGCTGGAGCGAG AGCGAGGCGCGCTGCAGAGCCAGTCGGGCTGGGTGCCGCTGCTGTTGGCGCTGCTGCATGAGCTGCAGACCCCAGCCTCGCTCTGGAGCCCCTACTTTGCGCTCTGGCCGGAGTTGGGCCGCTTGGAACACCCCATGTTCTG GCCCGAGGAGGAGCGCCGGCAACTGCTGCAGGGCACGGGCGTACCGGAGGCCGTGGAGAAGGACTTGGCCAACATCCGCAGTGAATACTATTCCATCGTGTTGCCCTTCATGGAAGCCCACCCGGATCTTTTCAGCCCCAGGGTTCGCTCCCTGGATCTCTACCGCCAGCTTGTGGCTCTTGTGATGGCCTACAG CTTTCAGGAACCACTGGAGGAAGAGGACGATGAAAAGGAGCCAAACTCCCCTTTGATGGTGCCTGCTGCAGACATACTAAACCACTTAGCCAATCATAATGCCAATCTAGAATACTCTCCG AATTGTCTTCGGATGGTGGCCACTCAGCCCATTCCTAAAGGCCATGAAATTTTCAACACTTACGGACAGATGGCTAACTGGCAACTGATTCATATGTATGGTTTTGCTGAACCATATCCTGACAACACAGATGACACAGCTGACATTCAGATGGTGACAGTTCGTGAAGCAGCATTACAGG GAACAAAAGTTGAAGCTGAAAGGCTCTTACTGTTGGAACGGTGGGATTTCTTATGCAAACTGGAGATGGTTGGGGAAGAGGGAGCCTTTGTGATTGGGCGTGAGGAGGTACTGACTGAAGAGGAATTGACCACAACACTCAAG GTACTATGCATGTCTGCTGAGGAGTTCAGAGAGTTTAAAGACCAAGATGGATGGGGAGATAATAAAAGGGAAGAGGACAGCTTGACAATCAAAAATATCCCCAAACTTAAAGCATCATGGAGACAGCTTCTTCGGGACAGTGTTTTGTTGACCCTGCAAACCTATGCCACAGACTTAAAATCTGAACAAGATTTACTAAGTAACAAGGAGGTCTACACCAAACTCAGCTGGAGGGAACAGCAGGCCTTACAGGTTCGCTTTGGTCAGAAGATGATCTTAAACCAGTTGTTGGAACTGACAAGTTAG
- the SETD6 gene encoding N-lysine methyltransferase SETD6 isoform X2, producing MATRAKRRRVAGPVRGSDPDPDLDPVAGFLSWCRQVGLELSPKVTVSRQGTVAGYGMVARESVQPGELLFAVPRAALLSQHTCSIGGLLERERGALQSQSGWVPLLLALLHELQTPASLWSPYFALWPELGRLEHPMFWPEEERRQLLQGTGVPEAVEKDLANIRSEYYSIVLPFMEAHPDLFSPRVRSLDLYRQLVALVMAYSFQEPLEEEDDEKEPNSPLMVPAADILNHLANHNANLEYSPNCLRMVATQPIPKGHEIFNTYGQMANWQLIHMYGFAEPYPDNTDDTADIQMVTVREAALQGTKVEAERLLLLERWDFLCKLEMVGEEGAFVIGREEVLTEEELTTTLKVLCMSAEEFREFKDQDGWGDNKREEDSLTIKNIPKLKASWRQLLRDSVLLTLQTYATDLKSEQDLLSNKEVYTKLSWREQQALQVRFGQKMILNQLLELTS from the exons ATGGCGACCCGGGCTAAGCGCCGGCGG GTGGCGGGGCCCGTGCGCGGTAGCGACCCGGACCCGGACCTGGACCCGGTGGCCGGCTTCCTGAGCTGGTGCCGGCAGGTGGGGCTGGAGCTGAGTCCCAAG GTGACGGTGAGCCGGCAGGGCACGGTGGCCGGCTACGGTATGGTGGCCCGGGAGAGCGTGCAGCCCGGGGAGCTGCTGTTCGCCGTGCCGCGGGCCGCGCTCCTGTCGCAGCACACCTGCTCCATAGGCGGCCTGCTGGAGCGAG AGCGAGGCGCGCTGCAGAGCCAGTCGGGCTGGGTGCCGCTGCTGTTGGCGCTGCTGCATGAGCTGCAGACCCCAGCCTCGCTCTGGAGCCCCTACTTTGCGCTCTGGCCGGAGTTGGGCCGCTTGGAACACCCCATGTTCTG GCCCGAGGAGGAGCGCCGGCAACTGCTGCAGGGCACGGGCGTACCGGAGGCCGTGGAGAAGGACTTGGCCAACATCCGCAGTGAATACTATTCCATCGTGTTGCCCTTCATGGAAGCCCACCCGGATCTTTTCAGCCCCAGGGTTCGCTCCCTGGATCTCTACCGCCAGCTTGTGGCTCTTGTGATGGCCTACAG CTTTCAGGAACCACTGGAGGAAGAGGACGATGAAAAGGAGCCAAACTCCCCTTTGATGGTGCCTGCTGCAGACATACTAAACCACTTAGCCAATCATAATGCCAATCTAGAATACTCTCCG AATTGTCTTCGGATGGTGGCCACTCAGCCCATTCCTAAAGGCCATGAAATTTTCAACACTTACGGACAGATGGCTAACTGGCAACTGATTCATATGTATGGTTTTGCTGAACCATATCCTGACAACACAGATGACACAGCTGACATTCAGATGGTGACAGTTCGTGAAGCAGCATTACAGG GAACAAAAGTTGAAGCTGAAAGGCTCTTACTGTTGGAACGGTGGGATTTCTTATGCAAACTGGAGATGGTTGGGGAAGAGGGAGCCTTTGTGATTGGGCGTGAGGAGGTACTGACTGAAGAGGAATTGACCACAACACTCAAG GTACTATGCATGTCTGCTGAGGAGTTCAGAGAGTTTAAAGACCAAGATGGATGGGGAGATAATAAAAGGGAAGAGGACAGCTTGACAATCAAAAATATCCCCAAACTTAAAGCATCATGGAGACAGCTTCTTCGGGACAGTGTTTTGTTGACCCTGCAAACCTATGCCACAGACTTAAAATCTGAACAAGATTTACTAAGTAACAAGGAGGTCTACACCAAACTCAGCTGGAGGGAACAGCAGGCCTTACAGGTTCGCTTTGGTCAGAAGATGATCTTAAACCAGTTGTTGGAACTGACAAGTTAG